The DNA segment ATCCGCGCCGGGGGAAGTCTTTACCGGACGAGTTGCCTTTATCGATCCGGTAGTGAATCCAACGACCCGGACCGTTCGTGTTCGAGTCGAGATATTGAACTTTGATGGTAAGTTGCGGCCGGGTGATTACGCCACCGCTCGAGTCACCGTTCCTGCGATCCCGATGGCGAAGGTCTATGACCCGGCGCTTGCAAACAAATTCATCAGCCCCATGCATCCTCAAGTTATTCGAGACGAGGCGGGAGACTGTCCTTTGTGTGATATGGCGCTGGTGCCGACTTCGCAGCTTGGGTTTTCGTCCGATCCGTTGCCAGCTCAGCAGGTCGTAACGGTCCCACGTGATGCGGTTTTGCTTGCCGGCGAGAATAGTGTGATCTACGTCGAAACCGAACCGGGACGTTTCGAGATTCGCCGAGTCACTATTGGTCCGATGAACCGAACCGAAGCGGTGATCGTCGAAGGTTTGTCCGCGGGCGAGAAGGTGGCGACAGGAGGCAATTTCTTGATCGATTCGCAAATGCAATTGGCCGGCAATCCGTCGTTGCTCGATCCTTCCAAAGCCCCCTCGTATCCCCCGGGGCCGCTTGAAACTCCCGAATCCAATCCGGTCACGCTGACAAGCGATACCGGCGATTTGGTGGACCGGACCTACGACGCCTACTTTGAAATTCAACGAGCGATGGCGGCTGACCAAACACCACCTCCAGTAGCGCTGAGCGGACTGATCGAAGGACTTCGTGAACTGGAAACATCTGCCCACGTTCCCGATGAAGCTCAGCGCAGGTACGCCGCTGCAAGGCGGTCCGCAAGAGGAATGGAAGGCTCGTTGGAAGCCGCAAGAGCATCTTACCGCAGCGTCAGTCACGCACTGTTGCAAGCCGCCGTGGTTGCTCGAGGCCCCAAGACGGCCGCGAACCTAACGCACTACTACTGCCCAATGGTTCCCGGCGGAGGAGGGGATTGGATGCAGCCAGGGGGAGAGTTGGCGAACCCGTATTGGGGCGCTGAGATGCTGAGGTGCGGGGAGGTTGTGGGGGAGTTGGGAAGACAAGGAGACACGGAGAGGGGGAGAGTGGGAGTCGTTGAAGATGGATTAAACGGAGAAGAATCTAATGAGTGACCGGATCTACAGTCATCGAGACTTAATCGTCTATCAAAAATCATTTTCAGCAGGAAAGCGGATTTTTGAATTGTCGAAATCATTCCCACGCGAGGAAATGTTTGCATTGACTGATCAAATGCGACGTTCGTCTCGGAGTGTCAGTGCCAATATCGCTGAAGCTTGGCGAAAGCGACGTTACGTAAAGCACTTCGCCAGCACGCTAAATATCGCTGAGGGGGAGGCAGCCGAGACCCAAGTGTGGATCGAATACGCAGCTGCCCATGGCTATCTTGATCAGCAAACGGCCAAGCAAGCAAATGAATTCTACGACGAAATCTTACGGATGATCGTTTCGATGATTGTCGCTCCGGAAAAGTGGTGCGTCGGTAAAGGAGGCAGCGGAAGGAACCGTGAGAACGATGAGCTTAAGACGAAGGAAGAGCTGTCTGTGTATTCCAGTGTAGAAGCTCCGCTCATCGATCAATCAGAACTGCTCTCCCTGTCTCCCCCTCTCCGTGTCTCCTTGTCTGATGATTTTGAGGATGAAAATGCTTAACCTCCTCATCCGCTTCTGCGTTAAAGAACCCTGGCTGGTCGTGATGGTTGCGATCGCGTTGAGTGTTGCTGGTTGGTTTAGCTTTCGTGCTATACCGATTGATGCGATTCCTAATATTGGTGAGAACCAAGTCATTGTCCTGACGCCTTGGCCTGGACGGTCGCCCAAAGATATCGAAGACCAGGTGACTTATCCGCTTAGCGTTTCGTTGCTGGCGGTACCGGGGGCCGAGTCGGTGCGCGGCAAGAGTATGTTTGGATACAGCTTTGTGCAGGTGACCTTCAAAGATGATATTGATTTTTACTGGGCACGCAGCCGAGTCTCTGAGCAACTCGGGTCGGCCGCGTCCCAGTTGCCCGAAGGAGTTGTTCCCCAGTTGGGGCCGGATGCAACCGGACTTGGCCAGGTCTACTACTACACGCTACAGCCTCCGGAAGAGGGGATGGGTTTGGCGGAACTTCGAAGTCTGCAAGATTTTGTGGTTAAGTATGAACTGCAGGCGGTCGAAGGCGTCAGCGAAGTCGCGTCGATTGGCGGTTACGTTCGTCAATATCAGATCGAAGTCGATCCTGACAAACTTCGCTTTCACGAGATTTCTCTCGCTAAGTTGGCGCTGGCGATTGATGGATCGA comes from the Roseimaritima multifibrata genome and includes:
- a CDS encoding efflux RND transporter periplasmic adaptor subunit — its product is MNQDKSKTPDGGVGERGVEELGVEERGRQGDKELGAVVDEGLSVSHPAPTSPAPSSLTPTSPTPISNSASRRWLVRTVSQAGAVVVAAALIFFLLGVAQRTEWLTAGGQSETVAAEGGEAKRYICPMMCTPPTTEPGRCPVCAMELVEATGGGGGDGISVTIEPSARRLVGIQTAMSKTGEVNRTIRTIGSIDFDESRLSTISAYFDGRLEKMYANYAGVKVNEGDDLALIYSPQIYTAQAEFVASMNSDGKIGRFQISGGDLHEMAGEKLTELGMTQGQIDELAKSGKPVSRIRIKSPQSGTVIEKSAFEGDYVTTGSKLYRVADLSTVWLMLDLFPDDASAVRFGQQVEAEIQSAPGEVFTGRVAFIDPVVNPTTRTVRVRVEILNFDGKLRPGDYATARVTVPAIPMAKVYDPALANKFISPMHPQVIRDEAGDCPLCDMALVPTSQLGFSSDPLPAQQVVTVPRDAVLLAGENSVIYVETEPGRFEIRRVTIGPMNRTEAVIVEGLSAGEKVATGGNFLIDSQMQLAGNPSLLDPSKAPSYPPGPLETPESNPVTLTSDTGDLVDRTYDAYFEIQRAMAADQTPPPVALSGLIEGLRELETSAHVPDEAQRRYAAARRSARGMEGSLEAARASYRSVSHALLQAAVVARGPKTAANLTHYYCPMVPGGGGDWMQPGGELANPYWGAEMLRCGEVVGELGRQGDTERGRVGVVEDGLNGEESNE
- a CDS encoding four helix bundle protein is translated as MSDRIYSHRDLIVYQKSFSAGKRIFELSKSFPREEMFALTDQMRRSSRSVSANIAEAWRKRRYVKHFASTLNIAEGEAAETQVWIEYAAAHGYLDQQTAKQANEFYDEILRMIVSMIVAPEKWCVGKGGSGRNRENDELKTKEELSVYSSVEAPLIDQSELLSLSPPLRVSLSDDFEDENA